The following are from one region of the Quercus robur chromosome 1, dhQueRobu3.1, whole genome shotgun sequence genome:
- the LOC126691533 gene encoding probable UDP-arabinopyranose mutase 5 isoform X1 — protein MSQANIMDNEVDIVIGALHSDLTTFMNEWRPVFSRFHLIIVKDPDLSGEIQIPEGFNVDVYTRSDIDRVVGSSTSVLFSGYSCRYFGYLMSRKKYVISIDDDCIPAKDNEGSLVDIVAQHITNLTTPATPFFFNTLYDPYRKGADFVRGYPFSLREGVTCALSCGLWLNLADYDAPTQALKPELRNSRYVDAVLTVPVRAMLPLSGINIAFDRELVGPALIPALKLAGEGKFRWETMEDIWSGMCVKVISDHMGLGVKSGLPYVWRNERGNAIESLKKEWEGVKLMEEVVPFFQAVRLPQSAVTAEDCVVELAKTVKEQLGQSYPMFVRAAEAMVEWIKVWKAVRSG, from the coding sequence ATGTCTCAAGCAAATATCATGGACAATGAGGTTGACATTGTGATTGGAGCACTTCACTCTGACCTGACAACATTCATGAATGAGTGGAGACCTGTTTTCTCCCGGTTCCACCTGATAATTGTCAAAGACCCTGATCTCTCAGGAGAGATCCAAATACCAGAAGGCTTTAACGTTGATGTTTACACTAGGTCTGACATAGATCGAGTTGTGGGTTCATCTACTTCCGTTCTCTTTTCGGGTTACTCGTGCAGGTATTTTGGTTATCTTATGTCCCGGAAGAAATACGTCATTTCAATTGATGATGATTGCATTCCAGCTAAGGACAATGAAGGCTCTTTAGTAGATATTGTGGCCCAGCATATTACCAACCTCACAACTCCAGCCACCCCCTTCTTTTTCAATACACTCTATGATCCTTACCGGAAAGGTGCAGATTTCGTTCGTGGTTATCCATTTAGCCTGAGGGAAGGAGTGACATGTGCATTGTCATGTGGGCTGTGGCTCAATCTAGCAGACTATGATGCACCAACACAAGCCCTCAAGCCAGAACTGAGGAATTCTCGATATGTGGATGCTGTTCTGACTGTGCCTGTAAGGGCTATGCTGCCTTTAAGTGGGATCAACATTGCATTTGATCGTGAGCTGGTGGGGCCTGCTTTGATTCCTGCTTTGAAGTTGGCCGGGGAAGGAAAGTTTAGGTGGGAAACAATGGAAGATATATGGTCTGGAATGTGTGTTAAGGTTATATCTGATCACATGGGGCTTGGTGTGAAGAGTGGACTGCCTTATGTCTGGAGGAATGAAAGAGGTAATGCCATAGAAAGTTTGAAAAAGGAATGGGAGGGAGTAAAGCTGATGGAGGAAGTGGTGCCTTTCTTTCAGGCAGTCAGGTTGCCGCAATCTGCAGTTACAGCTGAGGATTGTGTGGTTGAATTGGCAAAAACTGTGAAGGAGCAGCTGGGACAGTCGTATCCAATGTTTGTTCGTGCTGCTGAAGCTATGGTAGAGTGGATCAAGGTTTGGAAAGCAGTTCGATCCGGCTGA
- the LOC126691533 gene encoding probable UDP-arabinopyranose mutase 5 isoform X2: MRITPPSLLSLTIDSALHNLSHFSDLSPLPDHILCDLFKKTLQAGKLNEKLLKLFLATGNDEVLSFIDGLKIQHIHAPVLPTTNIMDNEVDIVIGALHSDLTTFMNEWRPVFSRFHLIIVKDPDLSGEIQIPEGFNVDVYTRSDIDRVVGSSTSVLFSGYSCRYFGYLMSRKKYVISIDDDCIPAKDNEGSLVDIVAQHITNLTTPATPFFFNTLYDPYRKGADFVRGYPFSLREGVTCALSCGLWLNLADYDAPTQALKPELRNSRYVDAVLTVPVRAMLPLSGINIAFDRELVGPALIPALKLAGEGKFRWETMEDIWSGMCVKVISDHMGLGVKSGLPYVWRNERGNAIESLKKEWEGVKLMEEVVPFFQAVRLPQSAVTAEDCVVELAKTVKEQLGQSYPMFVRAAEAMVEWIKVWKAVRSG; this comes from the exons AAAACATTGCAAGCTGGAAAACTGAATGAAAAACTCTTGAAGCTTTTCTTGGCAACTGGCAATGATGAAGTCCTTTCATTCATTGATGGTCTAAAAATCCAACATATCCACGCCCCTGTACTTCCTACAA CAAATATCATGGACAATGAGGTTGACATTGTGATTGGAGCACTTCACTCTGACCTGACAACATTCATGAATGAGTGGAGACCTGTTTTCTCCCGGTTCCACCTGATAATTGTCAAAGACCCTGATCTCTCAGGAGAGATCCAAATACCAGAAGGCTTTAACGTTGATGTTTACACTAGGTCTGACATAGATCGAGTTGTGGGTTCATCTACTTCCGTTCTCTTTTCGGGTTACTCGTGCAGGTATTTTGGTTATCTTATGTCCCGGAAGAAATACGTCATTTCAATTGATGATGATTGCATTCCAGCTAAGGACAATGAAGGCTCTTTAGTAGATATTGTGGCCCAGCATATTACCAACCTCACAACTCCAGCCACCCCCTTCTTTTTCAATACACTCTATGATCCTTACCGGAAAGGTGCAGATTTCGTTCGTGGTTATCCATTTAGCCTGAGGGAAGGAGTGACATGTGCATTGTCATGTGGGCTGTGGCTCAATCTAGCAGACTATGATGCACCAACACAAGCCCTCAAGCCAGAACTGAGGAATTCTCGATATGTGGATGCTGTTCTGACTGTGCCTGTAAGGGCTATGCTGCCTTTAAGTGGGATCAACATTGCATTTGATCGTGAGCTGGTGGGGCCTGCTTTGATTCCTGCTTTGAAGTTGGCCGGGGAAGGAAAGTTTAGGTGGGAAACAATGGAAGATATATGGTCTGGAATGTGTGTTAAGGTTATATCTGATCACATGGGGCTTGGTGTGAAGAGTGGACTGCCTTATGTCTGGAGGAATGAAAGAGGTAATGCCATAGAAAGTTTGAAAAAGGAATGGGAGGGAGTAAAGCTGATGGAGGAAGTGGTGCCTTTCTTTCAGGCAGTCAGGTTGCCGCAATCTGCAGTTACAGCTGAGGATTGTGTGGTTGAATTGGCAAAAACTGTGAAGGAGCAGCTGGGACAGTCGTATCCAATGTTTGTTCGTGCTGCTGAAGCTATGGTAGAGTGGATCAAGGTTTGGAAAGCAGTTCGATCCGGCTGA